In the Candidatus Bathyarchaeia archaeon genome, AAAATACGGCACCGCGGACCCGACTGGAGCGGCATCTACAGCGACGACAAAGCCGTCTTAGCTCACGAGCGCCTCTCCATCGTGGACGTAGAACACGGCGCCCAACCCCTCTTCGATAAACTCAACGGAAACGTTCTGGCGGTTAACGGCGAAATCTACAACCACATGCAACTTCACAGCGAACTCAAAAAAGAGCACTTATGGCAGACAAAGTCAGACTGCGAAATTATCCTGTACCTCTACGACGAGTATGGACCCGACTTTCTGAACATGCTTAACGGCATGTTTGCCTTCATCCTCTACGACAAGCAGAAAAGCGAATACTTCCTTGCCCGCGACCACATCGGCATAATTCCGCTCTACGTGGGCTGGGACGACAATGGAACCTTTTATGCCGCCAGCGAAATGAAAGCCCTCACCGACTACTGCACCAACATTCAAGAATTCCCGCCTGGACACTACCTGCAAGGTAAAGGCATCATCAAAAACTTTGTCCAATGGTACAAACCCAAATGGGCAACCCAAATCCCCAACAATCCCTTGGCGCTTTCTAACCTGCAGACAGCGTTGGAGAAATCGGTGAAGGGACAAATGATGTCCGACGTTCCTTACGGTGTGCTCATCTCCGGCGGGTTGGACTCTTCGCTCATAGCCGCCATCGCCTCAAAGTACCGCAAAAAACGCATCGAATCCGACGACCAAGAAGAAGCATGGTGGCCCCGACTACACTCATTTGCGGTAGGCTTGGCGGATTCCCCCGACTTGAAGTATGCCCGAAAAGTAGCTGACTACATCGGAACCGTGCATCACGAGATAATTTTCACCATACAGGAAGGCTTTGACGCCATACCCAACGTGATTTACCACTTGGAAACCTTCGATGTAACCACCATACGCGCCGCGACACCCATGTATCTGATGGCACGCAAAATCAAGTCCATGGGCATCAAAATGGTCCTCTCAGGCGAAGGCTCCGACGAGGTGTTCGGTGGCTACCTGTACTTCCACAAGGCACCCAACGAGCAGGAATTCTACGAGGAAACCGTCCGCAAACTGTTCATGCTCAGCAAATACGACTGCCTACGCGCCAACAAAGCCACCGCCGCGTGGGGCGTCGAAACCCGCGTGCCCTTCCTCGACAAGGAATTTCTGGATTTTGCCATGAACTTTGACCCCAAAGAAAAAATGTGTCCCGGCGACAAAATCGAAAAATACGTGTTGCGCAAAGCCTTTGAGGGCTACATTCCTGACGAGATTTTGTGGCGGCAGAAAGAGCAGTTCTCTGATGGTGTCGGCTACGGCTGGATTGATTACCTGAAGCAGCATGCGGAGAGCGCGGTTTCAAATGAGATGATGGCAAACGCCAAAACCCGCTTCCCCACCCAGACACCCATGTCTAAGGAGGAGTATTTCTACCGGGAGATTTTTGACAGCTACTTCAACTCGCCCAGCGCAGCATTAACCGTTCCAGTCGGTCCAACTATTGCCTGCTCAACACCTACCGCGTTTAGGTGGAGCAAAGAATTCGCCAAACAAGCCGACCCCTCAGGCAGATCAGTCAAAGAGCACCAGCATACAAAGGAGGCAACCCCTTAACCTCCCGCCAGACAGGCATACAAGAAGTGACGCAATGAGCCTCTCCAGCAGATTTTTTTCGCCCATGTTCTTTTACGTTTTTAAACTGATGGTCTATTCAGGATCGAAGGTTTTAGCCCTGACTTTTCTATCTTTGTACGGTTTGATTCTGGGTTTGGCGCGGGTATCTGGGAGCAGAGCAAGTGCCGTGAAAAGTCTGCTGTTTTATGGTGTTGAAGTGCTTCAGCACGGCTTATAGCCTTTCTTGGCGGGCTTTCGAGCTTTAAAAAATGTTCAGTTTTTTGCTTTAATGATGGGTTTATTGAAAAACTTTTATATTTTAAACGACAACTACAGCCGCAAACCCAGTTTAATCAAAAAATGTGAAGCCAAATGTCAAAAAAAGCAAAAACAACAAAGCAAACCCCAACCTTAACAAAAACGCAATCTAAAAATTTCCTCAACCAGCTTGAATCTATTCGAGCAAACCCAAAATACGAGTTCAAAACTAGAAAATCCGCCTTCAGCGTCAACGCAAACCAAGTTGAAGGCGTCAAACAAGTAGCAAGCCTAGTTAATTCTGCCCTTCCTGCTTCGTCCACAAAAGATGCCGTTGCTTCTTTCTTGGAGTCTGAAGTGAAGTATTTCCAGAAAGTAAGCAAGCTTAACCAGCAGCGCAATGTGCAGATGCAAAAGCTCTCAACCACCATTTTCGGTCCCGGCGGTCAACCCATTATTCCTTATGCTCCCCTTCCCATGAGTGACATGGTGTTTGTTGGTTGGGACAAGGAAGGAAAAGAGGTGTACTACAACACCGACGATGGCTACTATTACACCAGGGATAAAGCAGGCGGCAATACATTCACGAGGTTCAATGGAGACTACCTTGATTCAGATGGCACCTCCCACGACGCTAAAAAAGAAGCTGAAAACTGCGATTTCTGGCAATCTCTTTACCGCTTCTTTGGGTTTGACAAAGACAAACTCAAGTTCCCGGACGTCTTCATCAACAATCTCGATTTGAAATACAAAAACAAGGTTCGCCCAGACAACGACTGGTTTGACCTCTAACTGGCAAGTGTTGAAGACCATTTGCAGTCAGCAGGTTGAGTTCGCCAATTTTTGGTGACTCTCTTTTTTCTATCTAACCTATTTATGAAGACATCAAAGTGCAGTTGCTCTTGGTGTCAAACGTGACTCCTTTCTGACCGTGATTTCTGAGTGAAGACCTCGTTCGCCTCACCTTTGATTATCGTTGACCCACGTATATCGCTTAAACCTAAAAACTAACACAAACAATAAGCATTACACAGATAGCTTTTTTTGCATGAAAATAAATGTCCTTTTTCCAAGAATTAATCTGGTAATTATGCTCCTTTTTTTCTTCACTTCTAAGAACCCTGTACTTTTGTAGAGCTGAAGTGCAGCTTCATTATCGGAGGCTACAAAGAGCGAATAGGCTGTTTTCTTTTTTTCTCTCGCAACTTCCTCTCCCAAACCCAAAAGACGCTTCCCTATGCCTCTGCCTCTAAACGCTGAAGCAACTGCCAAATGCTCCACATAACACTCGTTATTTTCGACTTTATGTTCAAACGCCATAAACGCAAAAACAGCTCGGACTGCACCAAAAACGCCAAGCCCCCAAAGTAATCCTAACGACCCCCTGTAATTGTTGGGCGTATTAGTCGTAACTATTTGTATTATTCCAGCCGTTTCTGAGTTTACTTCTGCGACAAACACGCCACTTAACGCATTCGGCTGCTGATAGTACCGCACCAACGCTTCTTTGACACGGTTTATCCTTCTACCAAAAATGGCGTTAAACTTGTCTAAAAAAGAGTCAACTAAAAGATCCACGATAGCCTTAGCATCTGAAGGTTGCGCTTGCCTAAGCATAATGAAACAAAAACATTGCCTGACATTTATAACTGATAGCAAAATCTGCCAGTCGCCAAGAAATTTGGTGCTGTTTAAGGTGTTTGAAGCTTAGTTGTCTTTCAATTTTTTCGAACAATCAGTATCAATGAAGTGGCAGCTATGCATATCAAGACTGTAATGATTAACAGAACAGTTGTCAGGGGTGCTGCGCTTTGTGTTGTGTCTTTTTCTTGTTGTCGGTTATTCTCGCTTGGTGAAGGCGAAGATGTTGTTGGTGTTGTTGTGGGGTTGTAAGTTGTAGTGGTAGGTGTAGGTGAGGTTGTTGGTGACGTTGGATTTGGGTTTGGTGTAACTGGAGTATAGGACGCGTTTGGGAGGGTCACTGTTTGGATGCTGCTCCAGTCGCTTGTTTCACCCACATACGCCGTGCGTAGGTCACTTGACCTAACAACGGGACTCCCTGAGTAAACGTACGTAACATTCATATATCCAATGAATGCTTTAACCTGAAAATCCAATGTGCCGTCCGGTCGGAAGTTATTATAGCCCCCGCTGGTTTGAAAGCAGTTGCCTGAATACCCGATAACGAACTGGGTGTATGTGGAGTTAGTGGCTGGAAAATAAGCCTCGTAATCTGGAAAGTAGTTCCAGTAACCCGTATCAATTCCTCTGACTCGAACACAATAATACAGCTTAACTGGGTACCCCTCAGAATTGTAGTAGGGCATGAATGACTGGTTTTTTATGCGCAGCGTTATGCTTCCGTTTACCCTGTGATAGCCCGACGTTGTTGTGTTGCTTATCCCGTCGTCGTATGGGTCAACCGTGGTTGCGGTGGTTGCTTCAACTTCATAGGAGTGGTCTGCCACCGAAAACGTGAATTCTGGCACTGCAGGTTTAGGTGTTACCTGTGCAAAAGCAGATTCAACCATTAACATGCTTAAACACATTAAGACGGCAATACCCAGTACAGTGGTAAGTTTATCGAGGTTGCTCATGTCATTCACCTACCACATAATGGTTCTTTTGATTAAAGGGTTCTTGTAAAGACTTCTTTACCATGCTAAGTCAAGATTTATTGACCAAATGGCTCTGGCGGTTTTTTGGGATCTGAAAAGTCAATTTATAGTAGGTTTGTAACCTCTGCAACTGTTGGTAAAATCCAAGACTTCTGTTGTTACTCGTACTCGTTTTTATAAAAAACGTGTTATCAGATGATACCACTGAAGCCAAAGCAAAAAATCTTCAAGAAAAAAGCTCTAAGCCGCAAAAAGCCTCGAGGGTGTCGATAGCGGGACCTTAAACTGTTTAGTTATGTGTGGTGCAGGGGGTGGGATTCGGACCTCCCGAACTTGGCTATGTATCGCCACTCGTTCCTATGCAGCTTCCCTCTCTTTTTTCTTCTCCGAAAATACGATAGGCAACACCAAGACTTGAAAGGATTCAAAACGGTATACCCTTACAGGGGCAGTTCAGCGTTATTGCTGTCGATACCCTTTTTCAAAGAAGCGATATAGGTGCTACCCCTGATTAGTCAAGCTAACGCATAAGTCCCAGCGGGCCCGCCACCACCTGCGCACATTTATACCGCTTTTTCCTCTTTTTTATGTACCATTTCCAGGGCTTTTTTAGCAAAATCAAGATAATTTTTTAAACCTCTAATTTGTCTAATTAGAGGCATATTCGTACTTGAGTTATGAAAGAAGGAAAAATAAGGGAGGAATCTGCTCCTACGTCGAGTGAAAAGCAGAAAGCCGGCAAAGGAAACAAGTTCGAATTCCCAAAGATTCTATTCCGCAACCGAAAACAAAGTGAAGACAATCTTGCAAACCTTGCCATACAATTGGCAGAGACTAACAGGAAACTAGAGGAAGAAATAGCAGAGCGCAAAAAGATTGAAGAGGAATTGGTCAGAAATGAGCAACGTTGGATAACTACTTTGCGGAGCATCGGAGATGCGGTAATTGCTACAGACACAGCTGGCAACGTTACATTCATGAACAAA is a window encoding:
- a CDS encoding N-acetyltransferase family protein, which gives rise to MLSVINVRQCFCFIMLRQAQPSDAKAIVDLLVDSFLDKFNAIFGRRINRVKEALVRYYQQPNALSGVFVAEVNSETAGIIQIVTTNTPNNYRGSLGLLWGLGVFGAVRAVFAFMAFEHKVENNECYVEHLAVASAFRGRGIGKRLLGLGEEVAREKKKTAYSLFVASDNEAALQLYKSTGFLEVKKKRSIITRLILGKRTFIFMQKKLSV
- the asnB gene encoding asparagine synthase B — protein: MCGIVGIFNITEPADQVRNKALKMATKIRHRGPDWSGIYSDDKAVLAHERLSIVDVEHGAQPLFDKLNGNVLAVNGEIYNHMQLHSELKKEHLWQTKSDCEIILYLYDEYGPDFLNMLNGMFAFILYDKQKSEYFLARDHIGIIPLYVGWDDNGTFYAASEMKALTDYCTNIQEFPPGHYLQGKGIIKNFVQWYKPKWATQIPNNPLALSNLQTALEKSVKGQMMSDVPYGVLISGGLDSSLIAAIASKYRKKRIESDDQEEAWWPRLHSFAVGLADSPDLKYARKVADYIGTVHHEIIFTIQEGFDAIPNVIYHLETFDVTTIRAATPMYLMARKIKSMGIKMVLSGEGSDEVFGGYLYFHKAPNEQEFYEETVRKLFMLSKYDCLRANKATAAWGVETRVPFLDKEFLDFAMNFDPKEKMCPGDKIEKYVLRKAFEGYIPDEILWRQKEQFSDGVGYGWIDYLKQHAESAVSNEMMANAKTRFPTQTPMSKEEYFYREIFDSYFNSPSAALTVPVGPTIACSTPTAFRWSKEFAKQADPSGRSVKEHQHTKEATP